One region of Cobetia sp. cqz5-12 genomic DNA includes:
- a CDS encoding L-lactate permease, with amino-acid sequence MSEPLLALLAFTPILLAGILLVGLQWPARRAMPLVFLVTAAIGYFVWQMSLTRILASTLQGLMVTVSVLWIIFGAIFLLNTLKHSGAIAVIRGAFTTVSPDRRVQAIIIAWLFGSFIEGASGFGTPAAIAAPLLVAIGFPALGAVMVGMMIQSTPVSFGAVGTPIVIGVNAGLDKANLGEQLLANHSSWEAFMQLITSEVAIVHGIVGLMMPLFMTVMMTRFFGAKKSWSEGLSITPFALFAGLCFTLPYVAAGIFLGPEFPSLIGALVGLILVVPAARAGFLLPKDSWDFPPEAEWPKHWLGDLTLERDDVEAAAAGSKPLPLWLAWLPYGLIALLLVASRVSSDFKGWLVSVQFSATDLLGASGISGAIQPLYLPGGIMVFVALVTLVLHRMQTRQLVAAASESWRTLIGAGFVLVFTIPMVRILINSGVNLNDLASMPVVMADVVADSLGQAYPLFASGIGALGAFIAGSNTVSNMMLSQFQFNVAAQLGLSGALMVALQAVGAAAGNMIAIHNVVAASATVGLLGREGRTLRMTAIPTAYYLLASGMLGLLAFHLLGMSDPLLH; translated from the coding sequence ATGTCCGAGCCACTGCTGGCCTTGCTGGCCTTCACCCCTATCCTGCTGGCGGGCATCCTGCTCGTCGGTCTGCAATGGCCCGCGCGTCGCGCCATGCCATTGGTCTTTCTCGTCACCGCTGCCATCGGCTATTTCGTGTGGCAGATGTCGCTGACGCGCATTCTGGCCTCCACGCTGCAGGGGCTGATGGTGACCGTCTCGGTGCTGTGGATCATCTTCGGCGCCATCTTCCTGCTCAATACACTCAAGCATTCCGGGGCGATTGCGGTGATCCGCGGCGCCTTCACCACCGTCAGTCCCGACCGTCGCGTACAGGCCATCATCATCGCCTGGCTGTTCGGCAGCTTCATCGAGGGCGCTTCCGGCTTCGGGACGCCTGCGGCCATCGCGGCGCCGTTGCTGGTCGCCATCGGCTTCCCGGCGTTGGGGGCGGTGATGGTGGGCATGATGATCCAGTCGACGCCGGTATCATTCGGGGCGGTGGGCACGCCGATCGTGATCGGCGTGAATGCGGGCCTCGACAAGGCCAATCTCGGTGAGCAGCTGCTGGCGAACCATTCCAGCTGGGAGGCCTTCATGCAGTTGATCACCTCGGAGGTCGCCATCGTGCATGGCATCGTCGGCCTGATGATGCCGCTGTTCATGACCGTGATGATGACGCGCTTCTTCGGCGCGAAGAAAAGCTGGAGCGAGGGGCTGTCGATCACCCCGTTCGCGCTGTTCGCCGGCCTGTGCTTCACGCTGCCCTATGTGGCGGCGGGCATCTTCCTCGGCCCGGAATTCCCGTCACTGATCGGGGCTCTGGTCGGGTTGATTCTCGTGGTACCGGCGGCGCGTGCCGGCTTCCTGCTGCCGAAGGACAGCTGGGACTTTCCGCCCGAGGCCGAGTGGCCCAAGCATTGGCTGGGCGACCTGACGCTGGAGCGTGATGACGTCGAGGCCGCCGCGGCAGGCAGCAAGCCGCTGCCTCTATGGCTGGCGTGGTTGCCCTATGGGCTGATCGCGCTGCTGCTGGTCGCCTCACGCGTATCGAGTGACTTCAAGGGCTGGCTGGTCAGCGTGCAATTCAGTGCCACTGACCTGCTGGGGGCCAGCGGTATCTCCGGCGCGATTCAGCCGCTCTATCTGCCGGGCGGCATCATGGTCTTCGTGGCGCTGGTCACCTTGGTGCTGCATCGCATGCAGACACGCCAGCTGGTGGCGGCGGCCAGCGAATCCTGGCGCACGCTGATCGGCGCCGGCTTCGTGCTGGTGTTCACCATTCCGATGGTGCGCATCCTGATCAACTCCGGCGTCAACCTGAATGATCTGGCGTCCATGCCGGTGGTGATGGCGGATGTGGTGGCCGACAGCCTCGGCCAGGCATATCCGTTGTTCGCCTCGGGCATCGGCGCGCTCGGCGCTTTCATCGCCGGCTCCAATACGGTCTCCAACATGATGCTGTCCCAGTTCCAGTTCAATGTCGCCGCCCAGCTCGGGCTGTCCGGTGCGCTGATGGTGGCGCTGCAGGCGGTCGGGGCTGCGGCCGGCAACATGATCGCCATCCATAACGTCGTGGCGGCCTCGGCGACCGTCGGTTTGCTGGGGCGTGAGGGCCGTACCCTTCGCATGACGGCGATTCCGACCGCCTACTATCTATTGGCCTCCGGCATGCTGGGGTTGCTGGCGTTCCACTTGCTGGGCATGAGTGATCCGCTTCTGCACTGA
- a CDS encoding FCD domain-containing protein yields the protein MRYAPVRQPRIADVLTERLESMIIEGSLKPGERLPPERTLAEQFEVSRPSVREAIQKLAARGLLTSRQGGGTYVSEELARAWSDPLSALLGRHGEFNLDLLEFRDALEGISAYYAAMRSTPADKAMLRQRFEELEKSFEGRDPEREAGADAAFHLAIAEAAHNVVLLHSMRSLFQLLEKSIVANLRHLFEKPESRPRLIQQHRSLFEAIMEGRAEDARNAAHEHLVFVEDSLLELERAETRAQRALRRAQAAPDGS from the coding sequence ATGCGTTACGCCCCCGTCCGCCAGCCTCGCATCGCCGATGTACTCACCGAGCGCCTCGAAAGCATGATCATCGAAGGCAGCCTGAAACCCGGCGAGCGCCTGCCACCGGAGCGCACCCTGGCCGAGCAGTTCGAGGTCTCGCGCCCCTCCGTGCGGGAGGCCATCCAGAAGCTGGCCGCGCGCGGACTGCTGACCTCACGCCAGGGCGGCGGCACCTATGTCTCTGAAGAGCTGGCGCGCGCCTGGTCGGATCCGCTCAGCGCGCTGCTGGGTCGCCACGGCGAGTTCAACCTCGATCTGCTGGAGTTTCGTGATGCGCTGGAAGGCATCAGCGCCTACTACGCCGCCATGCGCTCCACACCTGCCGACAAGGCAATGCTGCGCCAGCGCTTCGAGGAGCTGGAGAAGAGCTTCGAGGGACGTGACCCGGAGCGCGAGGCCGGTGCCGATGCCGCCTTCCACCTCGCCATCGCCGAGGCCGCGCACAATGTGGTGCTGCTGCACTCGATGCGCAGCCTGTTCCAGTTGCTGGAGAAGAGCATCGTGGCCAATCTGCGCCACCTGTTCGAGAAGCCGGAATCACGCCCGCGCCTGATTCAGCAGCACCGCAGCCTGTTCGAGGCGATCATGGAAGGCCGCGCCGAAGATGCACGCAACGCCGCCCATGAGCATCTGGTATTCGTCGAGGATTCGCTGCTGGAACTGGAACGCGCCGAGACTCGTGCCCAGCGCGCCTTGCGCCGTGCCCAGGCGGCGCCGGATGGCTCATGA